From the genome of Apodemus sylvaticus chromosome 3, mApoSyl1.1, whole genome shotgun sequence, one region includes:
- the LOC127680004 gene encoding Kruppel-like factor 18, protein MEMAENTVASQPGSWNTQPSPMESSQLISGQSSDMPTWKQIVMASTSCSNQDAACTLSSTAHLEEANDFLFGEPSETSFWYQQVVSAEQKISPAGPQHMQLNSTPKTCLSHSQKRAELDTRDTLYNEGYWKRTLNSDKTLLFTNTDMCLNPRINFGNHQKVLSGSHALQDPNVDHSLASKHDQIFSGEHEMSPSYTQALYPNQIITSFSEQNCFGNHQESPVADNEYYGNQMILPNGNQVFSEPQMRINCDQTNDQMKSFSVQNVFKDQENLLSCEHSFSGYQTSGYRCDQDLIVNHQASISFAGQAFYEFQKETSSFDTTFHGSQRTTSSPEENLASHSETSPSSEEIFYLGQIKTSFDENVCPNQNGTPNLEGSLDWQVTSLSPQASYVDENPYPSSSPLVQRQPQENSSASSLVQVQRPEMKSDTKTKRPVSRKNPHPLKSFSCTYKDCQKSYKKSHHLKNHMKKHTGQKDYACDEPGCKWKFFRSGDLKRHKQKHSWERPYPCDMCNKSYSRPDYLKKHQRSHLQTSSITAT, encoded by the exons ATGGAGATGGCAGAAAACACAGTTGCTTCCCAGCCAGGATCCTGGAATACCCAACCTTCCCCTATGGAGTCCAGCCAGCTTATTTCAGGTCAGAGCTCAGATATGCCTACCTGGAAACAAATAGTGATGGCATCAACATCCTGTAGCAACCAAGATGCAGCCTGTACTCTGAGTTCAACAGCACACCTGGAAGAAGCCAATGATTTCCTGTTTGGAGAGCCAAGTGAGACCTCTTTTTGGTACCAGCAAGTTGTGTCTGCTGAGCAGAAAATCTCCCCTGCAGGCCCTCAGCACATGCAGCTCAACAGCACCCCGAAGACATGCCTCTCTCATTCCCAGAAGAGAGCAGAACTTGACACCAGGGATACTCTCTACAATGAAGGCTACTGGAAGAGGACACTGAACTCTGACAAGACTCTCTTGTTCACAAATACAGACATGTGTTTGAATCCCAGGATTAACTTTGGTAATCATCAAAAGGTGCTTTCAGGAAGTCATGCTCTCCAGGACCCAAATGTAGATCACTCCCTTGCTTCTAAACATGACCAGATTTTCAGTGGTGAACATGAGATG TCACCCAGTTATACACAGGCCCTTTATCCCAATCAAATCATAACATCCTTTTCTGAACAGAATTGTTTTGGGAATCACCAGGAGAGCCCAGTAGCTGACAATGAATACTATGGAAATCAGATGATACTGCCAAATGGAAACCAggttttctctgagcctcagatgagaattaACTGTGACCAAACAAATGACCAAATGAAATCCTTCAGTGTTCAGAATGTCTTCAAAGATCAGGAGAATCTCCTCAGTTGTGAGCACTCCTTCTCTGGGTATCAGACATCAGGGTACAGATGTGACCAGGATTTGATTGTGAATCACCAGGCATCAATTTCATTTGCTGGCCAGgctttctatgagtttcagaaaGAGACTTCCAGTTTTGACACCACTTTTCATGggtctcagaggacaacctccaGTCCAGAAGAGAACCTGGCTAGCCATTCAGAGACAAGTCCCAGTTCTGAAGAGATATTCTATTTGGGTCAGATAAAGACCTCTTTTGATGAAAATGTCTGCCCAAATCAGAATGGAACACCCAATCTGGAAGGAAGCCTTGATTGGCAGGTGACTTCACTTAGTCCCCAAGCCTCATATGTGGATGAAAACCCTTATCCTTCAAGTTCCCCTTTGGTCCAAAGACAACCTCAGGAAAATTCTTCAGCTTCCAGTTTGGTCCAGGTACAACGTCCAGAGATGAAgtcagacaccaagaccaagaggCCAGTGTCCCGGAAGAACCctcatcctttgaagagcttctCCTGTACCTACAAGGATTGCCAGAAATCATACAAAAAGTCTCACCACCTCAAAAACCACATGAAGAAACACACAGGTCAGAAGGATTATGCCTGTGATGAGCCTGGGTGCAAATGGAAATTCTTCCGCTCAGGAGATCTCAAGAGACACAAACAAAAGCACAGTTGGGAGAGGCCCTACCCCTGTGACATGTGCAACAAAAGCTATTCCAGACCCGATTATCTCAAAAAGCATCAGAGGAGCCATCTTCAAACATCATCCATCACTGCAACCTGA